The DNA sequence tgactttgcataatagtatggtagaattttttttatttgattgaaaaaaccgaacaaaccgaaccaaactaAACCGatattaattggtttggtttggttcggatgacaTTGacaaaaaaaccgaaccaaaccgaaccgcagttTATTTAAACGATCGGATCGGATGGTTTTTCcttcaaaaaccgaaccaaaccacaccgcgaacacccctagctGAAAGGCTGGGCTTGGAAGGTGCTTCCGTCGTCATCTCTTCTCGCAAGCAGGTCTTTTtccctttctcttcctctttgccTCCAATTAATTATATTCATTACTCAATTTCCTTGTTTCTACAGCAAAATGTTGAAGAGGCTGCAGAGAAACTTAGGGCTAAAGGAATTGAAGTTTTGGCCCTTGTTTGCCATGTCTCCAACGATCAACAGAGAaaggatttgattcaaaaaacTGCACAGGTCACCATTTTCTATTCATTTTTATCGAATGCATTATCCtttattaaaatttgtttgaATGCTGTTGAATATGCTGTTGAACATTACATAAGTGTGAAAATATAGATGTGATTGTGTCAAACGCAACTGCAAATCCTTCTTAATAGTGCCTGTTTTTGGGGTAAATAATTTGATTATGGTGTTAAGATCTGAACTTCTGATTCTAAAGTTAATTGTTTATGGCTTCAGTCCTTGAATTCATTTAATATTATCATAGTTTTAATCGGTGTAATATGTTGTTGGAAATAACATAAATACCTTTTGAATAGTTACTTGTGTTTATAGTGATTGCATTGTGTGTGCATTTGTTGTTGAATAATTTCTCACATTAAGTTGTTATTGCTGCTCTATACTTGCTGTTGGTTGCTGCTGATTTTTTCCCCTCATTGCTTGCTTGTTAAATGATTCTTAAattcaatgaaaaagaaaatgctgCTGAGTTATTGTTGTTTGTGTTGGAATAGATGATGGTTGCTGAACTGAGATTGGTTTTATTGATAAATCTCTTGCTGAAATCGTTTAGTTTGGCTTGATTGATTTTTTGTTGAATTAATGGATAAACTGCTGTGCCCCTGCTGCTTGCAAGTGCAATGGTTATTAACTTCAATGAATAGAATGCTGCCTGAATCCATTATCTTTGTTCATTTTACTGTTTTGGGTGCTGTATGATGGGCCATTGATTGCTGTTCTGTTGAGTGCTGTTCTGTTTCTTTGCTGGTTGGATTGGTTTTAATTGTTTCCTCATGTTTTCTTGCTGGAATTTGCTTATTTACTTGTTTCTTATGAATTcattatgattttttgtgtttttaactgtcaaagaattcatatgaaatttgaattgattgattGAAATTGTGAAATAGGCAAATTTATTGCTGAAATGTTGCCAAAATTTATCTTAATCTATTTTCAATATTCATCTttgattcaattaattaattgagttggtatttaattgcttttggttttcaactATTGCTAAACTCAATTGATTGATTATCCGGCTAAGTGCTTCACTGTTTTGGTTGTTGGAAGGTGGAAGCTTCGGGTTTTGTTATTCACTATTTGGTTGATCAATTAAACTgcattgtgttgtttgagcaAACAAGTTCTATTTGACAAATTTCTGTGTCAAAATAGACCCTTGTTTGCTACATGATTTCTGATTGCCCTGAAGATATTTCTTTGCAAGTTGTGGTCATGCCTTTAACATTCTTTGCCctttttttttcatactaaattaCTCCTATACATTGAATAGTTCAAGTGAATTTCAAATTGACCACGAACttgaaattcttttaaaaaagagCCTCTTTTGCATGCTCTCACAAGGTTGAAGATTTCTTTCTACCAATGTggctaatttgatttattttattcatgCATAACTTACCTTAAGTCACATAGGGCATGAATTTTTCAAGTCTTGTCTCAACCTtatgatttttatgcttcattggAATTTAGTGTTTGAATGTTCTTTGGCTTACATGTTTCTTTATGTTTCTAACTTAGTCAACACTAAATTGTTTTAATTTATGCCACTTACTTGTGATTGATATTTACTTGAttatgtgctctacacatacATGTGTATCACTTGTTTTGGCTTTTGAATTGTTGAGAAGTAAATACAAacttgcttgttttgaaaatttagaaACTTTTTGAACTTAAGGAACTTTTGACTATACACCTAACtttttgtttcggtttttcttatttacaggagtgctaaaatggtgac is a window from the Arachis hypogaea cultivar Tifrunner chromosome 17, arahy.Tifrunner.gnm2.J5K5, whole genome shotgun sequence genome containing:
- the LOC140181070 gene encoding tropinone reductase-like 3, producing the protein LVWFGSDDIDKKTEPNRTAVYLNDRIGWFFLQKPNQTTPRTPLAERLGLEGASVVISSRKQQNVEEAAEKLRAKGIEVLALVCHVSNDQQRKDLIQKTAQEC